Proteins encoded in a region of the Bubalus bubalis isolate 160015118507 breed Murrah chromosome 9, NDDB_SH_1, whole genome shotgun sequence genome:
- the LOC102394530 gene encoding olfactory receptor 2Y1: protein MESFNTSFREGFILMGFSDWSQLEPILFVFILVFYSLTIFGNTTIITLSLLERQLHTPMYFFLRHLSFLDLCYTTSTVPQLLINLHGPDRTISYEGCVVQLFSSLALGSTECVLLVVMAFDRYAAVCHPLHYTAIMHPRLCQTLAIASWVGGCMNSLVQTGLMMAMPLCGLHLLNHFFCEMTVLLKLACEDTEGTETKMFVARAIILVVPAVLILGSYVYIVQTALKVRSVAGRRKAFGTCGSHLLVVSLFYGSAIYTYLQPMHSYSESEGKFVALFYTIVTPMLNPLIYTVRNKDVKGAVRKVLERGRYSV from the coding sequence ATGGAAAGTTTCAACACAAGTTTTAGAGAAGGCTTCATTTTAATGGGCTTCTCAGATTGGTCTCAACTGGAGCCCAtcctttttgtctttattttagttttctactCCTTAACTATCTTTGGcaacaccaccatcatcactCTTTCCCTCCTGGAACGTCAATTGCACACGCCCATGTACTTCTTTCTTAGACATCTTTCCTTCCTGGACCTCTGCTATACCACCAGCACTGTGCCCCAGCTTCTGATCAACCTTCATGGACCCGACCGGACCATCAGCTACGAAGGATGTGTGGTCCAGCTCTTCAGCTCCCTTGCCCTAGGTTCCACTGAATGTGTGCTCCTGGTGGTGATGGCCTTTGACCGCTATGCTGCTGTCTGTCATCCACTCCACTACACAGCCATTATGCACCCCCGCCTCTGCCAGACACTGGCTATTGCCTCCTGGGTAGGAGGCTGCATGAACTCTCTGGTTCAGACAGGCCTCATGATGGCTATGCCTCTCTGTGGTCTCCATCTCCTGAATCACTTCTTCTGCGAGATGACTGTTCTCCTGAAGCTGGCTTGTGAGGACACAGAAGGGACAGAGACCAAGATGTTTGTGGCTCGAGCCATAATCTTGGTTGTTCCTGCAGTACTAATTCTAGGCTCCTATGTATACATTGTTCAGACAGCACTGAAAGTCAGGTCAGTGGCTGGGAGAAGAAAGGCTTTTGGGACTTGTGGGTCCCATCTCTTGGTGGTTTCCCTTTTTTATGGCTCAGCCATCTATACGTACCTCCAACCCATGCACAGTTATTCTGAGAGTGAGGGAAAGTTTGTAGCCCTTTTTTATACCATAGTTACCCCTATGCTAAATCCTCTAATTTATACCGTAAGGAACAAGGATGTGAAGGGGGCTGTGAGGAAGGTACTAGAGAGAGGCAGATACTCAGTgtag